The genomic segment tcgttcgtaTCGTTCGTAACGTTATGAGATCGTTTGATCGAaacatttgcgctaaatccttcgattcgatattctaattcgaaggatttaacttcaggggtcgaattcgagggtttattaaccctcgaaattcgacccttgataaatctgcccctaagtgtagtgtATTGTACATGAACTTTACTGAACTGGGAACATTTTTTGAAAGGCTACTGAGAATGctaaaaattaaacatatatCCCGGTTATCCCCATGTGTGCCCTAGATGTAACTGAGACCAAAGTAATCACATTTTGGGACTGTCCCAAAATTCAGTGACTCTTGTTAGAGATTTTGGTATAAAGCATAGCGGCACTGGCACTCCCCAGAGCTCTATCTATTGGGGATCACTGAAGGACTGTCTCTGAACTTCTATGAACATGTAAGCCTCCTACAGCTCatccattttgccaaaaaaaactattctggAAGGCAACAGCACCCCCAACTCTGAGTTTTTGTAAAAGCTAATCAATGACATTCTACCCAACCAAAAGTTAAGGTACATGGCTAGGGGTTACCctaaaaaattcaagaaaatatGGAGCAGATGGCTGAGGGAGGACCTAGACATCCATCCTTCACTCTTCCCAGTGCTGGAACCCTTTGAACTGTAACTAACAATGCTGTACTGACTTATATGTATTGATGCAAGAAAACATTCCTTTATCCTTGTTCACTATTGACTGTTGTCTCTGATTAAGTCACACCAGATGACACCTAAAGGGGGGCCATTCCCTCGCTTGCCCTCTACTCTAGCTCTCCCTTCAGGACTCTTCCAAAacacaaactatttttctttttctctacacTACTTTTTTTTGTCTACCTCTGTTTCTTTATCTGATAAAAGCAATAAAGAAaaccttacaaaaaaaaattaacattaattTCAATTCTAAGTATTATGAagtattttaagcaaatttctTTTGCCAATTACCACctgtaaaataaaagatttttagatGATTAGATAAAGGACATTTTACACTGCTGTtcagattatatcatattaaatgtttCCATTAGACTTTCAAGAGCCTGTTCCTCTGTTATCTGGAGCCATGTGTCTGGCAGATCGGCTGGTTTTGCATTATATTTTAGAGCAAATTCTTGGTTGAACCTATAGAAAATATGTTTCCAGTAGTCTGAGGCTGTGATGCTGGGGTCAGGTTGAATGGCCCAGTCTGGGTAGAATGTGCGGTATTCTTTGTAAGGATGCCATTGCCACTCTGTATCTGTATTTTTGAAACTCCCATCAGAGACCACAATtgttgaacatatttctgttgtcAGTTTTCCATCAGTTTCATAACGCCAGTTCCCTAATCCTTGAGGGCGATGGACAGAAGCAAAGTGCTCCTTATGGTCAGTACCTCCAGCCTCACAGGGAACTCCACAGAAGGGACATTGTTTCCCACAGCAAAACACCTTCTTGAATAATTCATCCTCTGGTTTCAGAGTGACTTTAAAGAGCACAGATTTTATGTCGGTGGACTGAATCTCTAATATAATTTGTTGTTCTATGGTTGTGAGAAACAACTCAATGTCATTTGAAAATGTCTGGAtatttgatttgttttgaaaaatgatCACTTTCATCAGATTTTGTGAAATTATTAATTTGCTCTCTAACATCCTGGAAAAACTTTCCAAAAAATCTGAGACAGTGGCACTGTTtaataaatctgagtttttaagGACTTCCCTGATATCATTACAGATATGGGAGAGAATTCTAACTTGTAATTGTTGTAGTTGtttggaattattattataagtatcTAATATGTACTGTGTTATCCATGACTTAACAAAAAGCTCATAGCGATTGATATATTGTACAAACTGAGCAAACTCCTTATTATCCAGCAATTTCTTTAGCACAGTGAATTGGAATAAGGTTCTGCTGCAATATTCTTTTGAATCTCCACTGTGAAAAATATCATCGACTATATCCTTCCCCAGATGTTGGTTAATGTGGTCAATTACTGCTGGTTTCAGGCAGAGCTCACAGAAATGCTTGGCTCTGTTAACTGTCTCATCCTTCTcctcaaatatatttttgaaggtCGCCAAATAATCAGATTTCAATTTTCCCAAGCACAGCACAGGATCGTTCTCTTGGATAAATCTCTCATGCATCATCTGAAACCGAGGGGCTGCACTTCCAAAGATATGCAACTTTAGGTCCAACTCAAACAGGTGGCTAATGTgaagattttttacttctttcttcCTCAATCTTTCATTGATTATATTGAGCAATTCTTGGCAATAGGTCCCATCATAGTTTTCTCCTGTTTTAACTTTATCTGTTACATAATGAGAGCATTGACTAATTAAAGAAGATGCAAGCTCGCTGATTTTATTATGCCTTTCCTTAAACAATTGTTCTTTAACACCTTGTATTGAAAACCATTTAATATCAATATGCTTGTCTTCAGTCATGAATTTTTTCCCAAACTCATCTAAACACTTTATACTGAGGAATTTCTCATTTATAGAACTTCCTTTGTTGGCAATGTCCCTTTTGAGTTCCTGCAACATTTCCCTTTGGATAATACGCTTCTCTAACTGTTGCTTTGGTAACTCAGCTAAAGTTCTCTCCCACATGGAGTCAAATGGTTTTCTGACTTCTTCTGCTCCAAGCTGACGTTCCTGTCTTCTCACCTGATCTAGCAAACTGGCAACTTTCTTTTCAACTTCTTTTTGATAATTGCTTTGGATACTCTTTATGAAATTTTTCCCTTTTTGTATTCGTATTGCTTCATCAATCTTTGAGGTTACAGAATGGTCCATTTTTTTCTTGAGACTTCTCACACCAGTAAAGAATTCTTCTTTGTACTTTAATATCAAGTGAACATTATCAGATTTGCTTTCAAAATACTTTTCTAACAACATTAACATATCACTTTCTTCTTTGCTGAGAACAGTAAGCAGATCATCTTTTagatttgtatttgttatttccaGGATTTTTTCTCCAGATTGATTCTTGATCATGTTTTCTGCATTGTTCAGCCAGGAGTGAACCTGCTTGCAGAAGTTCCATTCCCACTGAGAATATTTTATTGACAAGTTATTATAAGCTTCAGCTACCAGACTGTTTTTGAAACTGAAGATAAAATTTTCATGCTTCACTGAATTCCACAAGCTTTTAATCCACACAATAAATTGACGAATATTTTGTGCTGGAATATTCTGTTTCCCCATAAACTCAAACAAATATTTCtttactttatatacattttcactgtAGCCAGAGTTTACAGAAGCCATGGGTGGGACACCGTACCAAAGCCCAGGAATGTACCAGTTGTCTTTTTCTAGGTTATAGTCCATGATATCACTGAAATGTGTAATTCTTCCTCTTTTTTCCATGTTTGCTGCCACTTTAGTCATTTCATTCAGCTGCTCCAGAAGTTTTTTTCTGTCTCTCATGTTCAAATCATAAGCAGAAACATCATTCACATTCTGATGTACAAACTGACAGTTGGGTTTCTTACCTATTTCATTCATCCTAAGAAAAGCATGAACAACAATCTGCAACGTGTCTCTCATTTCTCCTGTGTGTTCCATTGCAGTGTTAACTATGGTGATATCACTTAACCCAACTACTAGAGTTGCCAGCTCATTGTCATGTTCATAGCTGTCCTTCAAAGAAGCTAATTCTGGAGCCTTTAGACCTTCAGTGTCAAGTACaagaataaaatcacagcccAAGTTCTTTCTGAGGTTTTCTTTCACTTGAATCAGTGTCATAAACGCTCCCCGAGTGCACCGCCCATTGGCCACTGGGAACTGCAACCCGAACATGGTGTTCAGGAGGGTGGACTTCCCTGTGCTCTGCACTCCCAGCACTGTGATTACTCTCATTCTGCATTTCCCTCCTGTCTTTTTGTCTAACATAATCAGAACATCAGTGATCCACTGCAGGGGGATGTTGGAGGCATCTCCATCTACAAGTTCCAATGGAAATCCATCTAGAAGCAGATTGGAAGCTATTGTTGGGAGTTCCTTGAAtcttcttctatccatttgaatttGTTTATCTTTCACCATACAACATTCAGCCTCATAAAACTGTCCCATCTCACGCAGAAAGTGTTCAACTCCTAAAGAGATGTCAGATATTTGCTGGTCTAACTCCTTGAGTGCATTCTTATTGCCTGAGGCTGAACATTGTTCCTTATATTTAGCTTGCAGTTCAGACAGATTTTTTCTAGCTACAGAGTCAAGTGTAAATTTCAACCACTTCAGGAAGTAAAGTTTCTCTTCCTGAGTTAACTGAGTAATTGCAGATATAAATTTAATCATACCATCGGGTAGTTCATGTTGGTTTTGCTGCCTATGCAACTCTTTATGTCGCTTTAACAGTTGACTTTTGTATTCCTCAATGTGTAAATGCCCttgttttttcattctgcacAGTTCTTTCTCTGTTTGAGCCAATTGTTTCCATAGTTCACCTTGAAGTTTCATTGTCTCTTTTTTATATTGTACTACATTGCTTATTGACTTAGTAATTTTTTTAGCATGCTCTTTGCCTTTCTGACATTGCTCAAAATTCTCATCCACTTTGATACCAAGTTCACttgctgtgtgtgccattttctccAGCCTTACTTTTTTacaggaattttttaaaaaacattttataatattttgtataGTCTTCACCAGTTCTGCATCATTTGCTCTTCTGTCCTTCTTcagtatatttttagaattaatgtTTAACATCAAAAGCAGATTTTCCAGGCGTTTCACAGTCTCTATACTGATATTTCTGCCACTTGGAATAATTATAAAATAGAAGGTTGTTTCAGATTTGTTACAGCCAGATAAAAGTTTGCACTGTTCCTCATTAATGCTGTCCACAAATACAAACACTGCTGAAGAaacttgtgttaggaagctgaaTTGTGTCCAATTTGATTCTAAATCTCCTCGTAAATTGGCAACTGCAATGGGTTCTTCAAAAGTGTCAAAATTCTTTCCACCAACAGCTGGGAAATACCAAGAAATTTCCACCAAGCCATTAGAGATTTTTCTTTCAATGTTTCCACCCTCTATATTTTCATGAATGAAGAAATCATTGTATTGTTGTGCTGGGCTAAGGACTAGATTAaggatttttgattttgataaattactTTGACCAAGCCtcacaaaagaaaagaaagccaATGGTACTTGAACTAGGCTTTCTTCCTTAAATCCCTTACTGTCTGATAATGACTGAGGTCTCCACCTTTTAACAATATCTCTCATTGCCCAAAGCATGAAGGTACAGTCTGGGCTATCGCCAGCAGGGAGCAACAATGGAATAGCAAACTGACATGTGACCATATTTGAGAAAATGTTCTGTTGTAAAAAATTATCTGAACAGTGAAGGAGAACACACAGTAGATCTAATGGATTCATTGCATTTGTTGTACTTTCTTCAATATTAAAATCAAAATATGACTGTAGATTTTGTACTGCCCCTAAATCTGTACCAGAGTTCTGCATGTGTGATATAAGACATGTGTTTCTTGCAGTCCTGTCCAGAGCCATCAGTTTCCTTAGGAGAGCCCAGGGAAGATCTTGTACAGTCTGGGGGGCAACTTCATTTATATTCTCCTGCCCAATGTCCAGGATGTCCCTCAGGCAGAGCTTtgcccttttcatttttttcataatttcaaTCAGAATATCCTTATTTCCTGCtgagagaaaaaaataacagttGAAAGGTACTAAAGGGCtacttaatttgttttaatttgtttttaccaccagtaataataaaaatgggaATGCGATAAAAAATGGGATAAATCATTTAACTGCAGGTCAtcctacacaattttttttttttttttatagtttttatttttcaattttcaaaaaacaaaaaagggggggagggggtaCAGAAGTAAAAAGGGAAGGGGGTTCCAGGTACAATCAGGTCACAATAAATATCACATCATACAGCAATGCGTACAGTCAAGTTGCAATTCACATCAGTTCATTAGAGATGGGGTTGGATACAACCAGTGGTGTTCTGGCAAACCGTGGTGTTCATTAAGAGTTGGCCTCTGTCCACTCATCCCAGATCTTCCCATATTTGCTCGGGCACCCTCTAGATAGATACGTCAGTTGTATGAGTGGGAGATTTTTGTTTATTAGGTCTAGCCAAAATCGAAGGGAAGGTGGCTTTGAGTCCATCCATTTCATAAGTAGAGCTTTTCTCGCATAAAACAGCAAGGATCTCCACAGATCTCTTTTGGCATTTTGCGGGACAACTTCATCTATCACCCCCAGTATACAGACTTGTGGAGACATTATCTTGGGGAAGGTAGTTTTGTCTGTGGGACATAACTCTGTTCCAGTAATGATTGATTTGAGGGCATTTCCATAACATATGAATATAATCAGCCTCGTGCTGACGACACTTTGGGCAATATGACTTAGTTACCTCACCCATGCGGCTTAGGCGCATTGGCGTAATATGAATACTATCATCCTACACAATTAGTCTTGTctattatgttagtcaagcaaaataactttacttactttactacaggtatgactgttttaataaaaaacatgtgtttcaaatcaaatttttctgcaTGTATGATTATTACTTTTTGACTGTAGTAAAAATATTGCTGTAGTAACCTCTTGTGCAATTCACACCAGCACCATTTATATGGATAATGCAACCTTAATCATATCAAACAAGAGTATACTCTTTGGGTAACACTGTAAGTTATCAACATTTATAGagaatatattgtatttacaatGTACAAAGTCAGAAAAAGTCAACCGGACACCATTAGAGATGATGACAAACTCCATCATCTAAAGTCATTTGTGGTGGGTGTTTCTAGTTCCACACATTGTCTTAGCTTATATGTCCAGGTAAAATCATCCAGAAGcacacaggggtatatttatcaaagagtgaagttaatagtgaagttccgccactagagtgaaattccgccacttcccattcatttctatggggtttttaaaggcgtatttatcaaagggtgaaatttcactttcacccattgataaatacgcctttcaaaatcccatagaaatgaatggagagctgcggaatttcactctagtggcggaacttcactctttgataaatttaccccacagAGTGCTATGCCAAAAATATGGTTCTTAGTcttaccatatactgtatttataaatgtacttACTCTCCATTTCAGGATATGGTGACTCTCCTGTGTATGTTTTTGCATAAAACCCTGGAGAACCTGATGATGTGGTTGCTTATTCTTATAGTAATTGCATTGTAGGAACTTGTCAGATGTCATCAAGTATAGCAACCTAAAAAACATACAAGATATCACTGTAGTAAAACAGGGGTGCTGCTACCATAAGGCAAGCTGCGAATTTTGTtgcaccttggggcaaatttactaaagggcaaagtgactaacgcgggcgacaattcgccagcgtgacgtcatttcggtactttgccgatttactaacggtcgctggcataaattcactagcgaaggagatagactctagcggtactttgctccttaactcctggcgaatttgctctctggcgaatggacataactacgcaaattcactaagatgcggattttactgaacgtttcctcttgcgccagacttgccttcgccaccttagaccagatgaagtgcaatagagtagataggagttcctcaaaaaatagttgaaaatgtttctaagtcacaaaaaacgctggtgacttttcctttttcagggtgataggctgggGGTAACCGgattcccccccctacatttcctaacatatggcacataaactatacactgggctcatatgtaggccaatataacaactatattttattttattaaggttttccgtttgtgtaatgtaatgtgtttgctgcaaca from the Xenopus laevis strain J_2021 chromosome 9_10L, Xenopus_laevis_v10.1, whole genome shotgun sequence genome contains:
- the LOC108703860 gene encoding up-regulator of cell proliferation codes for the protein MKKMKRAKLCLRDILDIGQENINEVAPQTVQDLPWALLRKLMALDRTARNTCLISHMQNSGTDLGAVQNLQSYFDFNIEESTTNAMNPLDLLCVLLHCSDNFLQQNIFSNMVTCQFAIPLLLPAGDSPDCTFMLWAMRDIVKRWRPQSLSDSKGFKEESLVQVPLAFFSFVRLGQSNLSKSKILNLVLSPAQQYNDFFIHENIEGGNIERKISNGLVEISWYFPAVGGKNFDTFEEPIAVANLRGDLESNWTQFSFLTQVSSAVFVFVDSINEEQCKLLSGCNKSETTFYFIIIPSGRNISIETVKRLENLLLMLNINSKNILKKDRRANDAELVKTIQNIIKCFLKNSCKKVRLEKMAHTASELGIKVDENFEQCQKGKEHAKKITKSISNVVQYKKETMKLQGELWKQLAQTEKELCRMKKQGHLHIEEYKSQLLKRHKELHRQQNQHELPDGMIKFISAITQLTQEEKLYFLKWLKFTLDSVARKNLSELQAKYKEQCSASGNKNALKELDQQISDISLGVEHFLREMGQFYEAECCMVKDKQIQMDRRRFKELPTIASNLLLDGFPLELVDGDASNIPLQWITDVLIMLDKKTGGKCRMRVITVLGVQSTGKSTLLNTMFGLQFPVANGRCTRGAFMTLIQVKENLRKNLGCDFILVLDTEGLKAPELASLKDSYEHDNELATLVVGLSDITIVNTAMEHTGEMRDTLQIVVHAFLRMNEIGKKPNCQFVHQNVNDVSAYDLNMRDRKKLLEQLNEMTKVAANMEKRGRITHFSDIMDYNLEKDNWYIPGLWYGVPPMASVNSGYSENVYKVKKYLFEFMGKQNIPAQNIRQFIVWIKSLWNSVKHENFIFSFKNSLVAEAYNNLSIKYSQWEWNFCKQVHSWLNNAENMIKNQSGEKILEITNTNLKDDLLTVLSKEESDMLMLLEKYFESKSDNVHLILKYKEEFFTGVRSLKKKMDHSVTSKIDEAIRIQKGKNFIKSIQSNYQKEVEKKVASLLDQVRRQERQLGAEEVRKPFDSMWERTLAELPKQQLEKRIIQREMLQELKRDIANKGSSINEKFLSIKCLDEFGKKFMTEDKHIDIKWFSIQGVKEQLFKERHNKISELASSLISQCSHYVTDKVKTGENYDGTYCQELLNIINERLRKKEVKNLHISHLFELDLKLHIFGSAAPRFQMMHERFIQENDPVLCLGKLKSDYLATFKNIFEEKDETVNRAKHFCELCLKPAVIDHINQHLGKDIVDDIFHSGDSKEYCSRTLFQFTVLKKLLDNKEFAQFVQYINRYELFVKSWITQYILDTYNNNSKQLQQLQVRILSHICNDIREVLKNSDLLNSATVSDFLESFSRMLESKLIISQNLMKVIIFQNKSNIQTFSNDIELFLTTIEQQIILEIQSTDIKSVLFKVTLKPEDELFKKVFCCGKQCPFCGVPCEAGGTDHKEHFASVHRPQGLGNWRYETDGKLTTEICSTIVVSDGSFKNTDTEWQWHPYKEYRTFYPDWAIQPDPSITASDYWKHIFYRFNQEFALKYNAKPADLPDTWLQITEEQALESLMETFNMI